The Carnobacterium divergens genome includes a window with the following:
- a CDS encoding YiaA/YiaB family inner membrane protein — translation MKKKTYRNTPAFTLLAWGSFIFFIILITIGLYTLKEPLMVKGYYLMGTVGIISSSFTVAKVVRDNQEDEERYKQMFKAVDDDVHL, via the coding sequence ATGAAAAAGAAAACATACCGCAATACACCAGCTTTTACTTTACTCGCATGGGGATCATTTATTTTCTTTATTATCTTGATTACAATTGGTCTTTATACGCTAAAAGAACCGTTGATGGTAAAAGGCTATTACTTAATGGGAACCGTTGGAATTATTTCTTCTTCTTTCACTGTAGCAAAAGTTGTTCGTGATAATCAAGAAGACGAAGAACGTTATAAACAAATGTTTAAAGCTGTAGATGACGACGTGCATTTATAG
- a CDS encoding DMT family transporter produces the protein MNKSWLLVILGAILEIGWVTGLAHATNIGEWAITIMSVILSYGLFTMAAKELPMGTLYAVYTGLGTVGTILTGIWLFDEAIYPLKAFLMISLLIGIVGLKMVETKKEA, from the coding sequence ATGAATAAAAGTTGGCTATTAGTAATTTTAGGTGCAATTTTAGAAATTGGCTGGGTAACAGGTCTGGCACATGCCACTAACATAGGTGAATGGGCTATTACGATTATGAGCGTTATTTTAAGTTATGGTTTGTTTACGATGGCTGCAAAAGAGTTGCCAATGGGTACGTTATACGCTGTTTATACAGGGCTTGGAACAGTAGGAACGATTTTAACAGGAATTTGGCTATTTGATGAAGCGATCTATCCTTTAAAAGCCTTTTTAATGATTTCATTATTGATAGGAATTGTTGGACTGAAAATGGTTGAAACAAAAAAAGAGGCATAA
- a CDS encoding hydroxymethylglutaryl-CoA reductase, degradative: MDSTISKFYQKSRQERIKLLAEKGFLTENGEQLFMEEQLLDATIADNMIENQLSQFPLPIGVALNFLVDQKDVIVPMVTEEPSVIAASSNGAKMIRSGGGFTTEIHERAMIGQLIFKDVLDIEAAAKMIRDKEQEIIEIASCAHPSIVKRGGGVKRVETRIIKNEALEPEYLTVHLIVDVQEAMGANTINTILEATVEPISNWIKGSTLMQILSNYGDASLVTAKCEIPVTGLATGEYSGAEVAKRISEATYYAQLDPYRAATHNKGIMNGIDAVVMASGNDTRAIEAGAHAYASRTGRYKGMSNWFMNEAGNLAGELTLPMPVGTVGGAISVLPLVKANQELLQIHQATELASIIVSVGLAQNLAALKALVTEGIQRGHMSLQAKALAIHAGATGDEIEQVVAELRKAPQMNLATAQAILKKIN, translated from the coding sequence ATGGATTCAACTATTTCAAAATTTTATCAAAAAAGTCGCCAAGAGCGCATTAAGCTGTTAGCTGAAAAGGGATTTTTAACTGAAAATGGCGAACAATTATTTATGGAAGAGCAGCTACTAGATGCAACAATTGCAGACAATATGATTGAAAATCAACTAAGCCAATTTCCATTGCCAATAGGTGTGGCGTTAAATTTTTTAGTTGATCAAAAAGATGTGATTGTGCCGATGGTGACGGAAGAACCTTCTGTAATTGCAGCCAGCAGCAATGGCGCAAAAATGATTCGAAGTGGCGGTGGATTTACCACTGAAATTCATGAGCGCGCGATGATTGGACAATTGATTTTTAAAGACGTGCTAGATATCGAAGCTGCTGCAAAAATGATTCGAGATAAAGAACAAGAAATTATTGAAATCGCGTCCTGTGCCCATCCTTCTATTGTGAAGCGAGGTGGTGGCGTAAAGCGTGTTGAGACAAGAATCATTAAAAATGAAGCGTTGGAGCCTGAATACTTAACGGTGCATCTAATTGTAGATGTTCAAGAAGCGATGGGAGCCAATACAATCAATACAATTTTAGAAGCAACAGTTGAACCGATTTCCAATTGGATTAAAGGAAGTACCTTGATGCAAATCCTAAGCAACTATGGAGATGCTTCATTGGTGACCGCTAAATGTGAGATACCAGTAACCGGACTAGCAACTGGAGAATACAGCGGAGCAGAAGTTGCTAAACGGATTTCAGAAGCAACTTATTATGCTCAGTTGGATCCTTACCGAGCAGCTACTCATAATAAAGGCATCATGAATGGAATTGACGCAGTAGTAATGGCGTCAGGGAATGACACAAGAGCCATTGAAGCAGGAGCCCATGCCTATGCGAGTCGAACAGGGCGTTATAAAGGAATGTCTAATTGGTTTATGAATGAAGCGGGAAATTTAGCAGGAGAATTGACCCTGCCCATGCCGGTAGGAACCGTTGGTGGCGCTATTAGTGTCTTGCCACTTGTGAAAGCAAATCAAGAATTGCTGCAAATTCATCAGGCGACAGAGCTAGCAAGTATTATTGTTTCAGTTGGATTAGCGCAAAATTTAGCCGCATTAAAAGCGTTAGTAACAGAAGGAATCCAAAGAGGGCATATGTCACTACAAGCAAAGGCACTGGCAATCCACGCAGGCGCAACTGGTGATGAAATCGAACAAGTAGTAGCAGAATTACGGAAAGCACCTCAAATGAACCTAGCTACTGCACAAGCTATTTTAAAAAAAATAAACTAA
- a CDS encoding Rgg/GadR/MutR family transcriptional regulator, which translates to MSYGKIVSKLRKNKNYSLENACRNTMTKSFLSKYEREKVNISVTKFFKLLDNLNVEYDEIDYIKNGYRLSSKRRLEERIIAAFQQIDLVELEKLNDELVTALETTEDIFFLHNHLLVYSLICRVKNEKINEEKVLPIKYYLFNTQYWGYYELRLFTNMMFIYDLETLEFLIEKALKEVYLYRDLNANQDDLARMLINMVLCCFNHNNIRKAQKYLKTIESIGVKETAFFEKVTIEFLNGIFLIKTGHKIAGEEMCIFSLEVFKRLGMKEYASYYKNYLEKI; encoded by the coding sequence ATGTCGTATGGAAAAATTGTTTCAAAACTCCGAAAAAATAAAAATTATTCTTTAGAAAATGCCTGTAGAAATACAATGACAAAATCTTTTTTATCTAAATATGAACGGGAAAAAGTAAATATTTCAGTAACGAAATTTTTTAAACTATTAGATAACTTAAATGTCGAATACGATGAGATTGACTATATAAAAAACGGGTACCGCTTGTCTTCTAAAAGAAGATTGGAAGAACGCATCATTGCAGCTTTTCAACAAATTGATTTAGTTGAATTAGAAAAATTAAACGATGAGTTGGTTACGGCACTAGAAACAACGGAAGATATTTTCTTTTTACACAATCATTTGCTCGTATATTCTTTGATTTGTCGGGTAAAGAACGAAAAAATTAATGAAGAAAAAGTGTTGCCGATTAAGTATTATCTTTTTAATACTCAATATTGGGGCTATTATGAATTGCGACTTTTCACTAATATGATGTTTATTTACGATTTAGAAACATTGGAATTCTTAATTGAAAAAGCCTTAAAGGAAGTTTATCTATACCGTGATTTAAATGCAAATCAAGATGACTTAGCGCGAATGTTAATCAATATGGTACTGTGTTGTTTTAATCATAACAATATTAGAAAAGCACAAAAGTATTTAAAGACAATTGAATCAATTGGAGTAAAAGAGACCGCTTTTTTTGAAAAAGTAACGATTGAATTTTTAAATGGAATCTTTCTCATTAAAACAGGTCATAAAATCGCAGGAGAAGAAATGTGTATCTTTTCACTTGAAGTCTTTAAGCGCTTAGGAATGAAAGAGTACGCGAGCTACTATAAAAATTATTTGGAAAAAATTTAG
- a CDS encoding DMT family transporter, translating into MDWLALFVAGLIEIIGVINLKRLAIGKKNAIFFAVILMGISLVLLSYALQTIPMGTGYGIWTGIGTVGTTIVGILFYRDSKSALRLFFIGIILVSTIGLKLIS; encoded by the coding sequence TTGGATTGGTTGGCATTATTTGTTGCAGGCTTAATTGAAATTATTGGAGTCATAAATTTAAAAAGATTGGCTATTGGTAAAAAAAATGCGATTTTCTTTGCTGTTATTTTAATGGGCATTAGTTTAGTGTTGCTGTCATATGCTCTTCAAACGATTCCGATGGGAACAGGTTATGGAATTTGGACAGGAATTGGCACGGTAGGAACGACGATTGTAGGGATTTTATTTTATCGTGATTCAAAAAGTGCGTTGCGTTTATTTTTTATTGGCATTATTTTAGTTTCGACGATTGGATTAAAATTAATCAGTTGA
- a CDS encoding DUF4064 domain-containing protein has product MMNRQTEYLLTLIGAILNALFAFVVILITGLAGIGMSSQMNQMYDTDYYNTSYYDGSEGAFIVGILIVVVIWLVATSIFGFIAAFKLKKGRLGWGIAILVLGGLSITSIHGILWVIAGIMTLTRTNKINENPDLLTDDLSHLKKLYDEGMITKDEYEKKKNEWLNF; this is encoded by the coding sequence ATGATGAATCGTCAAACTGAATATCTATTAACGCTGATAGGAGCTATTCTTAATGCTTTATTTGCTTTTGTAGTGATACTCATTACAGGTTTAGCAGGAATTGGAATGTCCTCTCAAATGAATCAAATGTACGATACGGATTATTATAATACAAGCTATTATGATGGATCTGAGGGAGCCTTTATAGTCGGAATTTTGATTGTAGTAGTCATTTGGTTAGTTGCAACCTCTATCTTTGGTTTTATTGCGGCTTTTAAACTAAAAAAAGGCCGTTTAGGCTGGGGAATAGCGATTTTAGTTCTAGGAGGTCTTTCAATTACCTCCATTCACGGGATTTTGTGGGTGATTGCAGGAATTATGACGTTAACTAGAACGAATAAAATCAATGAAAATCCAGACTTACTGACAGACGATTTGTCTCATTTAAAAAAATTATACGATGAGGGTATGATTACTAAAGATGAATACGAAAAGAAAAAGAATGAATGGCTTAATTTTTAA
- a CDS encoding hydroxymethylglutaryl-CoA synthase, whose product MKIGIDKISFYTPAFYVDMVELAHARGIDPDKFTIGIGQDKMAFPPVTQDAVTMAANAALSLLDDVDKEKIDLIILGTESGIDQSKAGAVYIHRLLGLNPFARSIEIKEACYGATAGIQMAKEYVANHPESKVLVMGSDIARYGLDTPGESTQGAGAVAVLITKDPRVIALEDDNVFLTGDIMDFWRPVYSETAVVNGKYSTEQYIQFFETIWAEHQRKFNDSLADFTAICFHLPYTKMGRKALNTVIDSVSSEDQERLLENYRLSTLYSRQIGNIYTGSLYLSVISLLDHQTSLKAGDRLGFFSYGSGAVAEFFSGTLQENFQDYINAKGHQDLLDKRKKLSISEYEKRFNQQLPTDGSTMKIESTDDPAAIVLTGITEHMRQYLKK is encoded by the coding sequence ATGAAGATAGGAATCGATAAAATTAGTTTTTATACACCTGCTTTTTATGTTGACATGGTTGAGCTTGCTCATGCAAGAGGAATTGATCCAGATAAATTTACCATCGGCATTGGACAAGATAAAATGGCATTTCCGCCCGTTACGCAAGACGCTGTAACAATGGCAGCTAATGCGGCCCTATCGCTATTAGATGACGTCGATAAAGAAAAAATTGATTTGATTATTCTAGGAACAGAATCAGGAATCGATCAATCAAAAGCTGGCGCAGTTTATATCCATCGCTTACTTGGCTTAAATCCATTTGCGCGCTCAATTGAAATTAAAGAAGCTTGTTATGGCGCAACTGCAGGCATTCAGATGGCAAAGGAATACGTTGCAAACCATCCTGAAAGCAAGGTTTTGGTTATGGGTTCTGATATCGCTCGTTACGGATTAGATACACCTGGTGAATCCACTCAAGGAGCTGGTGCCGTCGCTGTCTTGATTACAAAAGACCCTCGCGTGATTGCCTTAGAAGATGACAATGTCTTTTTAACAGGGGATATTATGGATTTCTGGCGTCCTGTTTACTCAGAAACAGCCGTTGTAAATGGTAAATATTCAACTGAACAATACATTCAATTTTTTGAAACAATCTGGGCTGAACATCAACGTAAATTTAATGATTCATTAGCTGACTTTACTGCAATTTGCTTCCACCTACCTTATACAAAAATGGGACGTAAAGCATTAAATACAGTGATTGATTCCGTTTCTAGTGAGGATCAAGAACGCTTATTGGAAAATTATCGTTTAAGTACGCTGTACAGTCGCCAAATCGGCAATATCTACACAGGCTCTCTGTATTTAAGTGTGATTTCTTTACTCGATCACCAAACATCATTGAAAGCCGGAGATCGTTTAGGATTCTTTAGTTATGGCTCTGGTGCTGTGGCCGAGTTCTTTAGTGGGACACTCCAAGAAAACTTCCAAGATTATATTAACGCTAAAGGCCATCAAGATTTGTTAGATAAACGTAAAAAATTATCCATTTCAGAATATGAAAAACGATTCAATCAACAGTTGCCAACCGATGGTTCAACAATGAAAATTGAAAGTACCGATGATCCAGCGGCGATTGTTTTAACCGGAATTACAGAACACATGCGTCAATATTTAAAAAAATAA
- a CDS encoding helix-turn-helix domain-containing protein produces the protein MIILGDKVKKLRIEKKLTQSQLAEGICTQVTISKIENHNNIPTMNILSKICDRLGAEINDVCIVEGDSNTNYNLFKKVDTLCNQLQHKEAYDLLVSSINEDELDNIHDKKLYYYYVGITRLIGFNEFEEALHYFNLELILERSSNLDFVDVLVTNSIGIAYDSKNDIKKAKVYFDKSIDDIQELNKVEADNFTKLLKIYYNAAKFYSKIEIYDKAISLSDIGIDLLQKDKSYYMLDFLYYEKGFNLLKKGNKKEAEEFYFLAMACAIMNGNDNIVTGIKEDIKQYKLTPYKF, from the coding sequence ATGATTATCTTAGGAGATAAAGTTAAAAAATTAAGAATCGAAAAAAAATTAACACAAAGTCAATTAGCAGAAGGCATCTGTACTCAAGTTACTATCAGTAAAATTGAGAATCACAATAATATTCCAACGATGAATATTTTAAGCAAAATTTGTGATCGTTTAGGCGCAGAAATCAACGATGTTTGTATCGTTGAAGGAGATTCAAATACAAATTACAACCTATTTAAAAAAGTAGATACTCTTTGCAATCAATTGCAACATAAAGAAGCTTATGATTTATTAGTAAGTAGCATCAACGAAGATGAACTAGATAATATTCACGATAAAAAACTTTATTACTACTATGTTGGAATCACTCGCTTAATTGGTTTTAACGAGTTTGAAGAAGCTTTGCATTACTTTAATTTAGAATTAATCTTAGAACGTTCTTCTAATCTTGATTTTGTGGATGTTTTAGTTACAAATTCAATTGGGATTGCTTATGATTCAAAAAATGACATCAAAAAAGCTAAAGTTTATTTCGATAAATCAATTGATGATATTCAAGAATTAAACAAAGTTGAAGCAGATAACTTTACTAAATTATTGAAAATTTATTACAATGCAGCTAAATTCTATTCAAAAATTGAAATCTACGATAAAGCTATTAGTTTATCTGACATCGGAATTGACTTGTTGCAAAAAGACAAATCATACTACATGCTTGATTTCTTGTACTATGAAAAAGGCTTTAACTTATTGAAAAAAGGCAATAAAAAAGAAGCAGAAGAATTCTACTTCTTAGCAATGGCTTGTGCGATTATGAATGGCAATGACAATATTGTTACTGGCATTAAAGAAGATATCAAACAATATAAATTAACACCTTACAAATTCTAA
- a CDS encoding acetyl-CoA C-acetyltransferase, giving the protein MKEVVIVSAVRTPIGRFGGSLKDSSAVELGKIVVENALKRANIETSDIQQVIFGNVLQAGLGQNPARQIAIHAGIPFEVPAMTINEVCGSGLKAVMLGRQAIQLGEAEVVVVGGTENMSQAPFLMENHRFGHKFGNDQVVDSMINDGLSDAFGQYHMGITAENVAEQFQVSRKEQDAFAYHSQMKAKQAEEQGFFQEEIVPVLLKNGTLMEKDETIRYDTSMEKLERLKPAFKKDGTVTAGNASGINDGASALVLMSKERAEAKGIPYLATIKATAEIGIDPAIMGYAPYYAVKEAVKKSDYSLSEIDLFQLNEAFASQSVAVVKDLKIDPAKTNIYGGAIALGHPIGASGARVLTTLLYELKQTKQQTGVASLCIGGGLGVAMVVERH; this is encoded by the coding sequence ATGAAAGAAGTTGTAATTGTAAGTGCGGTTCGAACACCAATTGGAAGATTCGGTGGTAGCTTAAAAGATAGCTCAGCTGTTGAACTAGGTAAAATTGTGGTGGAAAATGCATTAAAGAGAGCCAATATAGAAACATCAGATATTCAACAAGTTATTTTTGGAAATGTATTACAAGCAGGGCTAGGACAAAATCCCGCTAGACAAATTGCAATTCATGCAGGGATTCCTTTTGAAGTTCCTGCAATGACGATTAATGAAGTGTGCGGTTCCGGTTTAAAAGCTGTGATGTTAGGCAGACAAGCAATTCAACTTGGCGAAGCAGAAGTCGTTGTGGTTGGCGGAACTGAAAACATGTCACAGGCACCCTTTTTAATGGAGAATCATCGCTTTGGTCACAAATTTGGCAACGATCAAGTGGTTGACAGTATGATTAATGATGGATTATCTGACGCCTTTGGTCAGTACCACATGGGAATTACTGCAGAAAATGTAGCTGAACAATTTCAAGTTAGCCGTAAGGAACAAGATGCTTTTGCTTATCACTCACAAATGAAAGCTAAACAAGCAGAAGAACAAGGTTTCTTTCAAGAAGAAATAGTTCCCGTTTTACTAAAAAATGGCACTTTAATGGAAAAAGATGAAACGATTCGTTATGATACATCAATGGAAAAATTAGAACGTTTGAAGCCCGCCTTTAAAAAAGACGGCACCGTCACAGCTGGAAATGCTTCTGGAATCAATGACGGTGCTTCGGCATTAGTGTTAATGTCCAAAGAACGAGCAGAAGCGAAAGGAATTCCTTATTTAGCAACCATCAAAGCAACCGCTGAAATTGGAATTGATCCTGCGATTATGGGATACGCTCCCTATTATGCAGTCAAAGAAGCTGTTAAAAAAAGCGACTATAGCTTATCAGAAATTGATTTATTCCAATTGAATGAAGCATTCGCCTCACAATCAGTAGCTGTTGTAAAAGATTTAAAAATTGATCCAGCAAAAACCAATATATACGGTGGAGCAATCGCCTTAGGGCACCCCATTGGCGCGTCAGGTGCGCGAGTATTGACGACCTTATTATACGAATTGAAACAAACGAAGCAACAAACGGGTGTGGCATCATTATGTATTGGTGGCGGATTAGGCGTTGCCATGGTTGTTGAACGTCACTAA
- a CDS encoding MBL fold metallo-hydrolase, translating to MHIEKIPNGALQENCYIIADGTDALIIDPGSEAERIIATIQTLKVIPQAILLTHTHHDHIGAVDQVRDAFSIPVYVHESEQAWLSDPEMNLSAQFMSVPVTARPAEFEFTLYKEYDFGKLHFKVVPTPGHSFGSVSFLFGDFVIAGDALFKGSVGRPDLPTGNLDQLLKGIRTELFSLPPETIVYAGHGDDTTIGYEQKTNPYFN from the coding sequence ATTCATATCGAAAAAATACCTAATGGTGCATTACAAGAAAATTGTTATATTATAGCCGATGGCACAGATGCTTTGATTATCGATCCTGGTTCTGAAGCGGAAAGAATCATTGCAACCATTCAAACATTAAAGGTGATTCCTCAAGCTATTTTATTGACTCATACTCACCATGATCATATTGGCGCTGTCGATCAAGTACGGGATGCCTTTTCAATTCCTGTCTATGTTCATGAATCAGAACAAGCTTGGTTGAGTGATCCTGAAATGAATCTATCAGCACAATTTATGTCCGTTCCAGTTACTGCTCGACCTGCAGAATTTGAATTTACGTTATATAAAGAGTATGATTTTGGCAAACTGCATTTTAAAGTTGTACCGACACCAGGACATTCATTTGGTAGTGTTAGTTTTCTCTTTGGGGATTTCGTCATTGCTGGAGATGCTTTATTTAAAGGCAGTGTTGGGCGACCTGACTTGCCAACAGGGAATCTAGATCAGCTACTTAAAGGCATTAGAACTGAACTATTCTCATTACCACCAGAAACAATCGTATACGCTGGGCACGGTGATGACACCACTATCGGATACGAACAAAAAACCAATCCCTATTTTAATTAA
- a CDS encoding glycoside hydrolase family 1 protein has protein sequence MEHKDLNDFPTDFLWGSASAAYQVEGAWNSDGKGESVWDVYAKVPGATFQDTNGDVAVDHYHRYKEDVKLMAEQGLKAYRFSIAWSRILPSGTGEINEAGLDFYDRLIDELLSYQITPVVTLYHWDIPQALMERYGGWESREVIEDFNNYAVILFKRYGDRVKHWVTLNEQNVFVGQGYKTGTHPPAVRDEKRFYEVNHIANVANAKVIQSFRELAIEDALIGPSFAYTPVYPKSPNPKDILAAENAEELLSHFWMDVYAWGEYPRVVMNHLVKEGIAPTILPGDLELLKAATPDFMGLNYYQTATVEYNPLNGGIGEAKPNFTGKKGSSKDSGIPGLFKTTANPFTETTDWDWTIDPEGLHVALRRIENRYQLPILITENGLGAFDKLESDDKINDEYRIDYLKRHVKAIQESITDGVTVLGYCTWSYTDLLSWLNGYQKRYGMVYIDRDEHDEKTLRRIPKESYYWYQRVIASNGKNLE, from the coding sequence ATGGAGCACAAGGATTTAAACGATTTTCCAACTGATTTTTTATGGGGGAGTGCAAGCGCAGCCTATCAAGTTGAAGGCGCATGGAATAGTGATGGGAAAGGGGAGTCTGTTTGGGATGTTTATGCGAAAGTTCCAGGAGCTACCTTTCAAGATACTAATGGAGACGTTGCAGTGGATCATTACCACCGTTATAAGGAAGACGTCAAGTTAATGGCAGAACAAGGTTTGAAAGCCTACCGTTTTTCGATTGCGTGGAGCAGAATTTTACCAAGTGGAACAGGAGAAATCAATGAAGCAGGATTGGATTTTTACGATCGTTTAATTGATGAACTACTTTCTTACCAAATTACACCGGTCGTGACTTTGTATCATTGGGATATTCCACAAGCTTTAATGGAGCGTTATGGTGGTTGGGAAAGTCGAGAGGTCATTGAAGATTTCAACAATTATGCGGTTATTCTATTTAAGCGATACGGGGATCGAGTAAAACATTGGGTAACCTTAAATGAACAAAATGTTTTTGTGGGACAAGGTTATAAAACGGGAACTCATCCGCCTGCTGTTCGTGATGAAAAACGATTTTACGAAGTCAATCACATAGCTAATGTGGCGAATGCTAAGGTAATCCAATCGTTTAGAGAGTTAGCGATTGAAGATGCATTAATTGGACCAAGTTTTGCTTATACGCCAGTTTATCCAAAATCGCCGAATCCAAAGGATATTTTAGCTGCTGAAAATGCAGAAGAACTATTGTCTCATTTTTGGATGGATGTTTATGCTTGGGGAGAATATCCAAGAGTGGTGATGAATCATTTAGTCAAAGAAGGAATTGCTCCAACTATTTTGCCAGGAGATTTAGAGCTGTTAAAAGCAGCAACGCCTGATTTTATGGGATTAAACTATTATCAAACGGCAACTGTAGAGTACAATCCATTAAATGGAGGCATTGGGGAAGCAAAACCGAATTTTACTGGAAAAAAAGGAAGCAGTAAAGACAGTGGCATTCCAGGTTTATTTAAAACAACTGCAAATCCGTTTACTGAAACAACAGATTGGGATTGGACCATTGACCCAGAAGGACTGCATGTAGCGTTGCGTCGTATTGAAAATCGCTATCAATTGCCAATTTTAATTACTGAAAATGGTTTAGGAGCCTTTGATAAGCTTGAATCAGATGATAAAATCAATGATGAATACCGTATCGATTATTTAAAACGCCATGTAAAAGCTATTCAAGAATCAATTACCGATGGCGTTACAGTATTAGGGTACTGCACATGGAGCTATACAGATTTATTGAGTTGGTTAAATGGATACCAAAAACGTTATGGAATGGTTTATATTGATCGTGACGAGCACGATGAAAAAACGTTACGCCGTATTCCAAAAGAAAGTTATTATTGGTATCAACGCGTGATAGCTTCAAATGGGAAAAATTTAGAATAA
- a CDS encoding ArsR/SmtB family transcription factor, with protein sequence MKNQPTAIEPTKESDLLHIFQALGDPLRLNIVMCLLDTDGKGLKKEDYPIAKSTLSHHIKILREAGLIHCEKSGTAHYYSVQKTELNNKFPGLLELIRQEKIGKH encoded by the coding sequence ATGAAAAATCAACCTACAGCTATTGAACCCACTAAAGAGTCGGACTTGCTTCATATTTTTCAAGCTTTGGGTGATCCCCTTCGATTAAATATTGTGATGTGCCTGTTAGATACAGATGGAAAGGGTTTGAAAAAAGAAGATTATCCAATTGCAAAATCAACGTTGTCACATCATATTAAAATTTTAAGAGAAGCTGGCTTGATTCATTGTGAAAAATCAGGAACTGCCCACTATTACTCTGTTCAAAAAACAGAATTAAACAACAAATTCCCAGGCTTACTGGAATTGATTCGCCAAGAAAAAATAGGAAAGCATTGA
- a CDS encoding putative quinol monooxygenase: MIHIQAKMTLKPEAKAEFLKEIKLLVNASKKEAGNHQYELVAVVGEENEFKMLETWEDQATIEAHNQSEHFKTFQQQAASWLAAPLSITLLTELKPN; this comes from the coding sequence ATGATTCATATCCAAGCAAAGATGACTCTAAAACCAGAAGCAAAAGCTGAATTCTTAAAAGAGATTAAGTTGTTGGTGAATGCTTCAAAAAAAGAAGCAGGAAACCATCAATATGAGCTAGTTGCAGTTGTAGGTGAAGAAAATGAATTTAAGATGTTAGAAACTTGGGAAGATCAAGCTACAATTGAGGCACACAACCAAAGTGAACATTTTAAAACGTTTCAACAACAAGCAGCAAGCTGGTTAGCTGCTCCTTTAAGCATCACATTACTAACTGAATTAAAACCAAACTGA
- a CDS encoding nitroreductase family protein, with the protein MLTNDFNTILAGRRSIRNYDPAVKISKEEMNAILTEATLAPSSVNMQPWRFVVVESDEGKATLKPIIRFNTLQNDTSSAMILIFGDRNCFDFGEEIYGTAVERGLMPQEVKDRQIAALTNHYNTISDDKLKEILLIDGGIVAMQLMLVARKYGYDTNPIGGFEEDQLAEAFGLDANRYVPVMVLSIGKANEEGYASVRLPIEKITEWK; encoded by the coding sequence ATGTTAACAAACGATTTTAATACTATTTTAGCGGGTCGCCGTTCAATCCGAAATTACGATCCTGCTGTTAAAATATCAAAAGAAGAAATGAATGCAATCTTAACAGAAGCAACGTTAGCACCCTCATCAGTGAATATGCAACCATGGCGCTTTGTAGTTGTCGAAAGTGACGAAGGAAAAGCAACGTTAAAACCAATCATTCGTTTTAATACCTTACAAAATGATACGTCATCCGCGATGATTTTAATCTTTGGCGATCGAAACTGTTTTGATTTTGGTGAAGAAATTTACGGAACGGCAGTTGAACGTGGTTTAATGCCGCAAGAAGTAAAAGACCGTCAAATCGCAGCGTTAACGAATCACTACAATACCATTTCAGATGATAAATTAAAAGAAATTTTATTAATTGATGGCGGAATTGTTGCAATGCAATTGATGCTTGTTGCCCGTAAATACGGATATGATACAAATCCAATCGGTGGTTTTGAAGAAGATCAGTTAGCTGAAGCTTTTGGATTAGATGCAAATCGTTATGTACCAGTGATGGTATTGTCAATAGGAAAAGCAAATGAAGAAGGTTATGCTTCTGTTCGTTTGCCAATTGAAAAAATCACTGAATGGAAATAA